A region of the Anaerolineales bacterium genome:
TCTATTATCAGGCACGGTAATCCTCCATCTACGGGTAAAACGCCGCCTCTTGTAGACGGCGTCATCCGGAAAAGACTCTTTCCCTTCAGGCAGGCCAGGCAGGAATCGAACCCACAACCCCCGCTTTTGGAGAGCGGTGCTCTGCCAAATTGAGCTACTGGCCTATGTGGGGGTGGCTTGTGCCTTCCCCTATTTGGTCTCGCGATGCAGGGTGTGCTTGCGGCATCGCGGGCAATACTTGTTTAACTCAATACGCCCCGGATCGTTGCGACGATTCTTCTCCGTGGTGTAATTGCGTTCTTTGCATTCTGAACACGCCATGGTGATCACCGGGCGTACATCTTTTTTCGAAGCCATTCTAATCCTTTACTCTTGTTTACATTATGCGATGATCTTAGTGATCACACCTGCGCCGACGGT
Encoded here:
- the rpmG gene encoding 50S ribosomal protein L33 gives rise to the protein MASKKDVRPVITMACSECKERNYTTEKNRRNDPGRIELNKYCPRCRKHTLHRETK